One genomic region from Cucumis melo cultivar AY chromosome 9, USDA_Cmelo_AY_1.0, whole genome shotgun sequence encodes:
- the LOC103482891 gene encoding probable methyltransferase PMT18, translating into MAKDYSGSPKHHHLESRRKRVTWILAVSGLCILSYMLGAWQSTTTPINQSEAYAKVGCPDQTFPSTNTQSKAQSSTPTRSLDFQSHHGVEINNTIEAVTKTISPCDMSFSEYTPCQDPTRARKFDRTMLKYRERHCPAKEEQLLCMIPAPPKYKTPFKWPQSRDYAWYDNIPHRELSIEKAVQNWIQVEGDRFRFPGGGTMFPRGADAYIDDINELIPLTTGKIRTAIDTGCGVASWGAYLLKRDILAMSFAPRDTHEAQVQFALERGVPAMIGIMASQRLPYPARAFDMAHCSRCLIPWAKNDGLYLIELDRVLRPGGYWILSGPPIRWKKYWRGWERTQEDLKEEQDSIEEVARRLCWKKVIEKNDLAIWQKPLNHIQCIKNKKVYKTPHICKSDNPDAGWYRNMETCITPLPEVNDSEEVAGGAVENWPERALAVPPRISRGTIPGITVENFEEDNKLWRERITYYKKMIPLAQGRYRNIMDMNANLGGFAAALVKFPVWVMNVVPANSDRDTLGVIYERGFIGTYQDWCEAFSTYPRTYDLIHANGIFSIYQDRCDITQILLEMDRILRPEGTVIFRDTVEVLVKIQTISDGMRWKSQIMDHETGPFNPEKILVAVKTYWTGETNQQQEKQA; encoded by the exons ATGGCAAAGGATTATAGTGGCTCACCAAAGCATCACCATCTCGAGTCAAGAAGGAAGCGGGTGACATGGATTCTCGCTGTCAGTGGACTATGCATTTTATCATACATGTTGGGGGCATGGCAGAGCACCACAACGCCGATCAACCAATCGGAAGCATATGCCAAAGTCGGTTGCCCCGATCAAACATTCCCATCCACCAACACACAATCCAAAGCCCAGTCCTCTACACCGACGCGTTCGCTCGACTTCCAGAGCCACCACGGAGTCGAAATCAACAATACCATAGAAGCAGTCACCAAAACGATCTCTCCCTGCGACATGTCGTTTAGCGAATACACTCCCTGTCAAGATCCGACCAGGGCAAGGAAATTTGATCGGACTATGTTGAAATACAGAGAGCGCCATTGTCCTGCAAAGGAAGAACAACTCCTCTGTATGATTCCAGCGCCACCGAAGTACAAAACGCCGTTCAAGTGGCCGCAGAGCCGCGATTATGCTTGGTATGATAATATTCCTCATAGAGAGCTTAGTATTGAGAAAGCCGTACAGAATTGGATTCAGGTTGAAGGCGATCGTTTCCGATTTCCTGGCGGCGGCACGATGTTCCCCCGTGGCGCCGATGCTTATATTGACGACATTAACGAGCTGATTCCTCTTACTACAGGGAAGATTCGGACCGCCATTGATACCGGCTGTGGG GTAGCAAGTTGGGGTGCTTATTTGCTTAAGAGGGACATCTTGGCCATGTCCTTTGCCCCAAGGGATACTCATGAAGCTCAAGTTCAGTTTGCTCTAGAGCGTGGAGTTCCTGCTATGATTGGTATCATGGCTTCTCAAAGACTCCCTTACCCGGCTCGTGCTTTTGACATGGCTCATTGCTCTCGTTGTTTGATTCCCTGGGCTAAAAATG ATGGGTTGTATTTAATCGAACTCGATAGAGTTTTGAGGCCGGGTGGCTATTGGATTCTCTCCGGCCCCCCAATTCGTTGGAAGAAATATTGGAGAGGTTGGGAAAGAACACAAGAGGACTTGAAAGAAGAGCAAGACTCCATTGAAGAAGTTGCAAGGAGACTATGCTGGAAGAAAGTGATTGAGAAGAATGATCTTGCAATATGGCAGAAGCCCCTCAATCACATCCAATGCATCAAGAACAAGAAAGTGTACAAAACACCCCACATTTGCAAATCAGACAATCCTGATGCTGGCTG GTACCGAAATATGGAAACTTGCATTACTCCATTGCCAGAAGTAAACGACTCTGAGGAAGTTGCTGGTGGGGCAGTTGAAAATTGGCCGGAGCGAGCATTGGCTGTACCACCTCGAATCAGTAGAGGAACAATACCAGGCATCACCGTGGAAAACTTCGAAGAAGACAACAAACTATGGAGGGAGAGGATTACCTATTACAAAAAGATGATCCCATTAGCACAAGGACGGTACCGAAACATAATGGACATGAATGCAAATCTCGGCGGATTCGCAGCCGCTTTAGTGAAGTTCCCAGTATGGGTAATGAACGTTGTCCCCGCAAATTCAGACCGTGACACTTTGGGAGTAATATACGAACGTGGCTTTATCGGAACATACCAAGATTGGTGTGAGGCGTTCTCAACATACCCGAGAACGTATGATCTAATCCATGCGAATGGCATATTTAGCATATATCAGGATAG GTGTGATATAACTCAGATTCTATTGGAGATGGATAGAATTTTGAGGCCAGAAGGGACAGTAATTTTTAGGGATACAGTTGAAGTATTGGTGAAGATTCAAACAATATCAGATGGAATGAGATGGAAGAGTCAAATTATGGATCATGAAACTGGGCCATTTAATCCTGAGAAGATTCTTGTGGCTGTTAAAACTTATTGGACTGGTGAAACCAACCAACAACAAGAGAAACAAGCTTag
- the LOC103482892 gene encoding uncharacterized protein LOC103482892: MVDTDNMPDSSHNLEDEVGRVVEQAKELHESAASLISRTAIDEQSLRQRALSLDSSLRRLRSLLNSLQSKKLVDSKLAEKLEDDLQRAKCMMTDGEVASFLPGKPQGRFLRMFLGPINVRASRKDVQLKVKEEYNSYRDRTALLFLLFPSLLLVLRGWVWDGCLPAFPVQLYQAWLLFLYTGLALRENILRVNGSDIRPWWIYHHYCAMIMALVSLTWEIKGQPNCAQKQRGVQLFLQWAMMQGVAMLLQNRYQRQRLYTRIALGKAKRMDVVWGETAGVDGQLWILCPILFILQGFEAYVGLLLLKTALVGVVPEWQVLFCGFLLVLMAVGNFSNTVQTLMVKSRFKAKMKRSKSKQELAQTN, translated from the exons ATGGTGGACACCGACAACATGCCCGATTCCTCTCACAACCTGGAGGATGAAGTTGGGAGAGTGGTTGAGCAGGCCAAAGAGTTGCATGAATCTGCTGCATCTCTAATCTCCAGAACAGCCATCGACGAACAGTCTCTCCGCCAACGTGCTCTCTCTCTTGACTCTTCACTTCGCCGTCTTCGTTCTTTACTCAATTCGCTTCAATCCAAGAAGCTTGTGGACTCTAAGCTTGCTGAAAAG CTGGAAGATGACTTGCAAAGAGCTAAATGTATGATGACTGACGGAGAGGTTGCATCGTTTCTTCCTGGGAAGCCGCAAG GGAGGTTCTTGCGGATGTTTCTGGGACCTATAAATGTGCGTGCTTCAAGGAAAGATGTTCAGTTGAAAGTTAAAGAGGAATATAACAGTTACAGG GACAGGACTgctcttctttttctccttttcccCTCTCTGCTGCTTGTTCTAAGAGGCTGGGTTTGGGATGGATGCTTGCCTGCATTTCCAGTTCAACTGTACCag GCATGGCTCTTGTTCCTATACACAGGATTGGCATTGCGTGAAAACATACTAAGAGTCAATGGCAGTGACATTCGCCCTTG GTGGATCTATCATCACTATTGCGCTATGATTATGGCACTAGTTAGTCTTACGTGGGAGATCAAAGGACAGCCAAATTGTGCCCAAAAGCAG AGAGGTGTACAACTCTTTCTACAGTGGGCCATGATGCAAGGAGTTGCAATGCTTTTACAAAATAGATATCAGCGGCAGAGGCTTTATACTCGGATTGCTCTTGGAAAG GCTAAGAGAATGGATGTCGTTTGGGGAGAAACAGCTGGTGTAGATGGTCAACTATGGATACTGTGTCCTATACTCTTTATCTTACAG GGCTTTGAGGCATACGTTGGCTTACTTCTCCTCAAGACTGCATTGGTGGGTGTGGTGCCTGAATGGCAG GTACTATTTTGTGGATTCCTTTTGGTTCTAATGGCGGTCGGGAACTTCTCAAATACAGTTCAAACCTTAATGGTAAAATCAAGATTCAAGGCAAAGATGAAAAGAAGCAAGAGCAAGCAGGAATTGGCCCAGACCAATTAA